A stretch of Linepithema humile isolate Giens D197 chromosome 3, Lhum_UNIL_v1.0, whole genome shotgun sequence DNA encodes these proteins:
- the LOC136999020 gene encoding uncharacterized protein, producing MVDLFADNPEIRIARPQKMGEIRISGTDPSVTPEDITRVVAELGECSPADIKVGDLKTSGRGIRSAWVRCPLEVAIKATKTGQIAIGWFPFKVELLDARPLQCHRCLEMGHVQAKCPSGNADRRKCCYRCGTEGHEARTCTAPAHCVVCQAAGRPASHRAGGPACKAPKNGEKKKKGGTVPTPPPQQKKGKKQAAAILPALEGPCPPQAMDCEPTPSQHPTNEGAMELSLQE from the coding sequence ATGGTCGACCTGTTCGCGGATAATCCCGAAATCCGGATCGCCCGCCCCCAAAAAATGGGTGAGATCCGGATTAGCGGAACAGATCCATCCGTCACGCCCGAGGATATCACTCGAGTAGTGGCGGAATTAGGAGAATGCTCCCCCGCCGATATAAAGGTGGGGGACCTTAAAACATCGGGGAGAGGCATAAGATCCGCCTGGGTCCGTTGTCCCTTGGAGGTGGCTATCAAGGCCACCAAAACGGGCCAGATCGCAATAGGGTGGTTCCCCTTCAAGGTGGAACTGCTCGACGCACGGCCCCTCCAGTGCCATAGATGCCTGGAGATGGGGCACGTGCAGGCTAAATGTCCCTCGGGCAATGCGGACCGCAGAAAATGCTGTTACCGCTGTGGCACCGAGGGGCACGAGGCCAGGACGTGCACGGCACCGGCACATTGTGTCGTGTGCCAGGCAGCAGGAAGACCGGCCTCCCATAGAGCAGGGGGACCGGCATGCAAGGCCCCGAAAAATggggagaagaagaaaaaggggGGGACGGTCCCGACACCCCCCCCCCAACAAAAAAAGGGGAAGAAACAGGCAGCGGCGATTCTGCCTGCCCTGGAGGGGCCCTGCCCCCCCCAGGCCATGGACTGCGAGCCTACCCCCTCGCAGCACCCCACCAATGAGGGTGCAATGGAGCTCAGCCTGCAGGAGTAA